In Desulfovibrio legallii, the DNA window ACTTTTACAACCGTTTCCGGCCGCACAGCAGCCTGGGTGGAGTCCCCCCGGAACGTTTTCATGAACAAGGACTTTTAAAGGCAGCCTGATAAGGGTAAAACTAGCTAACAAAGCGCTATTTGCTGTCCGAACAATGGGGACCACCTCTCTGAGCAAGACAAGAAAGGGCCACCCATTTCAGGGCGGCCCTTTCTTTTATTGAGGCAGAAGTGTATCCTTTATCGGCATCATAACGCTGTCCAGCTCTGCTTGAGTCGCACAATTGCAAACCCACGATGCACACATAACTTGCCATAAATGGTCTGTTCCCACGACGAGATCGTTGGCTGCGCTCTTTAGCCAGTCATGATGATTAGGTTGCGCCATTGCTCTGGTCAGAGCATCAATGACGTCTGCGTTACCTCTCCCCAGACGGTTGGCGATGTCAGGCCAGCTAGCAGAACATAATACATCGAATATCGCTCGTTCTGGAGCATCTCCCCCGGGCAAGATTGATACGCCAGGAGCGTTGTCTTGATCTCCATCAAGGAAAACTACTGATGGTCGTCTAAACCTGTTTTGAGATACCATTAAACCAAGATTCATACCGACAGTTGCGGTACCAAATGCCGTTATTGATATTACTGGTGCTATATTTTTATCTTCATGAACAACAATTTCGTTGACCATTATTCTTGCAGCATCGTCCTCGACATAAATATCAACCTCTGGATGATTTTCCTCATCCATTTTTGACATCGCAAACTCTGGACTTACACCGGTAACAGTCGATTTTCCATCGTCTGTCTCAACAATATAGATACGTCCTTCAGGAGGGATTTCTTCAAGGACATAAGGGGAGTGGGTAGAGACAATAACTTGTATTTCTTTGTCTCGAGCGATGTTGGCAATATCACGGATTAGCCTGCGCTGCGCACGAGGGTGTAAAGAAGATTCTATTTCATCAATTATTACAATTGAATATCGCTGAAAATTATGCGCTAGTAATTCTGTCGCAGTGAGTTCACCAGCCCCTTGATGAAATCCCGAATACGGCTGCGTCCCCCTCTGGATTACTGGAACCAACCTATTTGGATCATCTTCTGCCGTAGCCATTCTGGCACTATCATATGCCTTGCCCATTATTGTAGA includes these proteins:
- a CDS encoding ATP-dependent nuclease, whose translation is MSREMRHLSAKWANGVHWPKRLEWIEISGIRGWSGHRVEFKYPITAIVGENGSGKSTILQASASSYRSPNVDNNLFASRFFPDTPWDHVVSAEIKYSVREGGGSFVGSVRKRTGRWRGNPERRERLVYYIDLSRIQPLAARSGYSRIAKANLREGNARQFPNDVTERLSTIMGKAYDSARMATAEDDPNRLVPVIQRGTQPYSGFHQGAGELTATELLAHNFQRYSIVIIDEIESSLHPRAQRRLIRDIANIARDKEIQVIVSTHSPYVLEEIPPEGRIYIVETDDGKSTVTGVSPEFAMSKMDEENHPEVDIYVEDDAARIMVNEIVVHEDKNIAPVISITAFGTATVGMNLGLMVSQNRFRRPSVVFLDGDQDNAPGVSILPGGDAPERAIFDVLCSASWPDIANRLGRGNADVIDALTRAMAQPNHHDWLKSAANDLVVGTDHLWQVMCASWVCNCATQAELDSVMMPIKDTLLPQ